The Ensifer adhaerens genome contains a region encoding:
- a CDS encoding ornithine cyclodeaminase → MTSSNFSDGVFNVVQYVGVGNVIELVKSIGIETFLVGLAEYIEDDFRRWNAFEKTPRLASHSKTGVIELMPTSDGEHYGFKYVNGHPKNPNVGLQTVTAFGVLSDVSTGYPCLVSEMTIMTGLRTAATSALAARYLARPDARSMAIIGLGAQSEFQALAFRALLGVKRLQVFDIDAEAADKFCKNLADMDFDIVVARTAEEAVSGADIITTVTADKRNATILSDNMVGAGVHINAVGGDCPGKTELQGDILRRADVFVEYPEQTRIEGEIQQMAPDFPVTELWQVIAGEAEGRRSSAQITIFDSVGFATEDFSALRFLRDKIQGTSFYTELDLTTQPEHPRDLYGLFRQPPAVPAERSAA, encoded by the coding sequence CTGACTTCATCGAATTTCTCCGATGGAGTTTTTAACGTGGTTCAGTATGTCGGTGTCGGCAACGTAATCGAGCTGGTCAAATCGATCGGCATTGAGACGTTCCTTGTGGGTCTTGCGGAATACATCGAGGATGATTTCCGCCGGTGGAATGCATTCGAGAAAACCCCGAGGCTTGCAAGCCATTCGAAGACAGGCGTCATCGAGCTGATGCCGACATCGGACGGTGAGCATTACGGCTTCAAATACGTCAACGGTCACCCGAAGAACCCGAATGTCGGTCTGCAGACGGTGACTGCCTTTGGCGTTCTCTCGGACGTCAGCACAGGTTATCCCTGTCTCGTTTCCGAAATGACGATCATGACAGGTCTGAGGACCGCCGCCACCTCGGCGCTTGCCGCAAGATACCTCGCTCGTCCCGATGCCCGCTCGATGGCGATCATCGGTCTCGGCGCCCAGTCCGAGTTCCAGGCGCTCGCCTTCCGCGCCCTTCTCGGCGTCAAGCGGCTTCAGGTCTTCGACATCGACGCGGAAGCGGCCGACAAGTTCTGCAAGAACCTCGCCGACATGGACTTCGACATCGTGGTCGCCAGGACCGCCGAGGAGGCCGTATCAGGGGCTGACATCATCACGACCGTCACGGCCGACAAGCGCAATGCCACGATCCTCTCCGACAACATGGTCGGTGCGGGCGTTCACATCAACGCGGTCGGCGGCGACTGCCCCGGCAAGACGGAACTGCAGGGCGACATCCTGCGCCGCGCCGACGTCTTCGTCGAATATCCGGAGCAGACCCGCATCGAGGGCGAGATCCAGCAGATGGCGCCGGATTTCCCGGTCACCGAACTCTGGCAGGTCATTGCGGGCGAGGCCGAAGGCCGCCGCAGCTCGGCCCAGATCACCATCTTCGATTCCGTCGGTTTCGCGACCGAAGATTTTTCGGCACTGCGCTTCCTGCGCGACAAAATCCAGGGCACGTCTTTCTACACCGAGCTCGACCTGACGACGCAGCCGGAGCATCCGCGTGATCTCTATGGCCTCTTCCGGCAGCCGCCAGCGGTCCCTGCCGAGCGGAGCGCTGCATAA
- a CDS encoding Lrp/AsnC family transcriptional regulator → MHIFDDLDHQLISLLREDGRAPYSKIAAVLGISRATVQTRIDRLLESGAVLGFTLRVRQDYDDRAIRAIMMIEVSGRNTTKVIKYLRGLPELYALHTTNGGWDLVAEIRANSLSDFDRILREVRDVDGVSNSETSILLSTV, encoded by the coding sequence ATGCATATCTTCGATGACCTCGATCACCAGCTCATCTCGCTATTGCGAGAAGACGGCCGCGCGCCCTACTCCAAGATCGCGGCCGTGCTCGGCATCTCCAGGGCAACCGTGCAGACGCGGATCGATCGCTTGCTTGAGAGCGGGGCGGTGCTCGGTTTCACCTTGCGCGTGCGGCAAGATTATGACGATCGCGCCATCCGTGCGATCATGATGATCGAAGTCAGCGGCCGCAACACCACCAAGGTGATCAAGTACCTGCGCGGCCTACCCGAACTTTACGCGCTGCATACCACCAATGGCGGCTGGGATCTGGTCGCCGAAATCCGCGCCAACAGCCTCAGCGATTTCGACCGCATCCTGCGCGAGGTGCGCGACGTTGACGGCGTATCGAACAGCGAAACGAGCATTCTGCTCAGCACCGTTTAA
- a CDS encoding MarR family winged helix-turn-helix transcriptional regulator encodes MSRCYCALLRKATRRVTSLYDDALEPIGINLAQFSMLRHIERGEPISMTELGRTIELERSTVSRNVKVLEGMGLVTTGSGKDQREAVVELTENGRQILTDGAPLWEGAQDKIEARLGTDAAAALKEMLLAL; translated from the coding sequence ATGTCTCGTTGCTACTGCGCCCTCTTACGCAAAGCCACCCGGAGGGTGACGTCACTCTATGACGACGCACTCGAACCGATCGGTATCAACCTCGCCCAGTTCAGTATGCTCAGGCACATTGAACGCGGCGAACCTATTTCGATGACGGAACTTGGCCGAACGATCGAGCTTGAGCGCTCGACGGTGAGCCGCAATGTCAAGGTGCTTGAGGGCATGGGGCTGGTGACGACCGGAAGCGGAAAGGACCAGAGAGAAGCCGTTGTCGAATTGACGGAAAACGGTCGCCAGATACTCACGGACGGCGCGCCGCTCTGGGAAGGCGCTCAGGACAAGATCGAAGCACGGCTGGGGACAGATGCAGCCGCCGCGTTGAAGGAGATGCTTCTGGCGCTCTAG
- a CDS encoding MFS transporter — translation MLGPALARYLARRNIHYGWAMAAVTFLVMLSTAGAMGSAGVLIKPLETEFGWSNAEISMALAIRLCLFGLLGPFAASFMNHFGVRQVVSAALMLIISGIAASFYMTELWHLVAIWGVVLGVGTGMTALVLGATVATRWFDKRRGLVVGLMTASNATGQLVFLPLLASLTETIGWRSALTLIIVILMAAFILVLLLMQDRPGDLGLAPFGADKIVPAPPKAKSFGALLLAPIRALSDAAKTNTFWVLFTTFFVCGFSTNGLIQTHWVSICSDVGIAAVAAASLLALIGVFDLIGTVGSGWLSDRYDNRWLLFWFYCLRGLSLMFLPFSGFNIYTLSIFAIFYGLDWVATVPPTVKLSAERFGPERAGLVFGWVFTGHQLGAASATFLAGASRTSLETYTPALLAAGMLCVVAALLVLTIGRRQPEALVPQPA, via the coding sequence ATGCTCGGTCCAGCGCTTGCGCGTTATCTTGCCAGACGCAACATCCACTACGGCTGGGCCATGGCCGCCGTCACATTCCTGGTCATGCTGTCGACCGCCGGCGCCATGGGCTCTGCCGGCGTGCTGATCAAGCCGCTTGAAACCGAGTTTGGCTGGTCCAATGCTGAGATCTCGATGGCGCTGGCAATCCGGCTTTGCCTCTTCGGCCTGCTTGGCCCCTTCGCCGCTTCGTTCATGAACCATTTCGGCGTGCGGCAGGTCGTTTCCGCGGCCCTGATGCTGATCATTTCCGGCATCGCCGCTTCATTCTACATGACGGAACTCTGGCACCTGGTTGCGATCTGGGGGGTGGTGCTCGGCGTCGGTACCGGAATGACCGCGCTGGTGCTCGGCGCAACGGTGGCGACACGCTGGTTCGACAAGCGACGCGGGCTCGTCGTCGGGCTGATGACCGCCAGCAATGCTACAGGGCAGCTGGTGTTCCTGCCGCTGCTTGCGTCGCTCACGGAAACGATCGGCTGGCGCTCTGCCCTGACGCTGATCATCGTCATCCTGATGGCAGCCTTCATCTTGGTCCTGTTGCTGATGCAAGATCGCCCTGGTGATCTCGGCCTCGCGCCCTTCGGTGCCGACAAGATCGTCCCTGCCCCTCCCAAGGCAAAGAGCTTCGGAGCCCTTCTCCTGGCACCGATCAGGGCGCTTTCCGATGCCGCGAAGACCAACACCTTCTGGGTGCTGTTCACAACCTTTTTCGTCTGCGGCTTCAGCACCAACGGCCTGATCCAGACCCATTGGGTTTCGATTTGCAGTGATGTGGGTATAGCCGCCGTTGCCGCGGCCAGCCTGCTGGCGCTGATCGGCGTGTTCGACCTCATCGGGACCGTCGGCTCCGGCTGGCTCTCCGATCGCTACGACAACCGCTGGCTGCTCTTCTGGTTCTACTGTCTGCGTGGTCTCTCGTTGATGTTCCTGCCGTTCAGCGGCTTCAACATCTACACGCTGTCGATCTTCGCGATCTTCTATGGCCTGGATTGGGTCGCCACCGTGCCGCCGACCGTGAAGCTCTCCGCCGAACGTTTCGGCCCGGAACGTGCCGGCCTCGTCTTCGGCTGGGTTTTCACCGGCCATCAGCTCGGCGCCGCCAGTGCGACCTTCCTCGCTGGCGCTAGCCGGACGTCGCTCGAAACCTATACTCCGGCATTGCTTGCTGCGGGGATGCTCTGCGTCGTTGCCGCCCTGCTCGTGCTCACGATCGGCCGGCGCCAGCCGGAGGCGCTGGTACCACAGCCGGCCTGA
- a CDS encoding OsmC family protein yields the protein MADVKVRTRETGATAVVGKTGFPHVTSVTGGELDIVTGPSQPGYGPLDLLYASLASCLVLSARIAASRYGVLDRLTEVSAKVTGEKAHDEPSRVARFNIVFDIKGDFDDAVRHAIAEAAENEICTVSNTIRGNPEFVTEFSH from the coding sequence ATGGCGGATGTGAAGGTGAGAACGCGGGAAACCGGTGCGACGGCCGTCGTCGGCAAGACCGGATTTCCGCATGTGACGTCGGTGACGGGTGGCGAACTCGATATCGTTACCGGCCCGTCGCAGCCTGGCTACGGCCCGCTCGACCTGCTCTACGCGTCGCTCGCGAGCTGCCTGGTGCTGAGCGCCCGGATCGCGGCCAGCCGCTACGGCGTTCTCGACAGGCTCACGGAAGTGAGTGCGAAGGTGACCGGCGAAAAGGCACATGACGAGCCCTCGCGTGTCGCCAGGTTCAACATCGTCTTCGACATCAAGGGCGATTTCGACGATGCGGTCCGCCATGCGATCGCGGAAGCGGCCGAAAACGAAATCTGCACCGTCAGCAACACGATCCGCGGCAATCCGGAATTCGTGACAGAGTTCAGTCACTGA
- a CDS encoding ABC transporter substrate-binding protein, whose product MRMFKAAVFAASLMLSVAPAALAETPAEVLVVAQNIDDIVSIDPAEAYEFSSGEYVTQTYDRLVQYDAPDVKKLAPGLASEWTVDDAAKTITFTLRDGVTFTSGNPLRGEDVVYSFKRVVVLNKAPAFILTQLGWTPENIDKMVTADGNKVTIKYEGDFSSAFVLNVLAARPASVVDAETVKANEADGDFGNAWLKANSAGTGPFVLKAFRAGELLNLASNPNYFGGAPAIKGVIIRHVAEAATQQLMLQTGDVDMAKNLTPDQVSGLEGKDGVKVESYPQAAVHFLSFNQKDAALQPPAVWEAARYLVDYKGMTDSFLKGQMDVHQAFWPKGFPGSLDETPYSYDVEKAKKILADAGIKTPIKVTLDVINSTPFTDMAQSLQASFAEAGINFEIIPGTGSQVITKYRARTHEAMLLYWGPDFMDPHSNAKAFAYNEDNADDKYQSTTTWRNGWAVPAELNEATKAALKEADPAKRDALYVDLQRKVQEKSPIVIMFQAATQVAMKDKVEGYVNGATSDFVFYRLVKKN is encoded by the coding sequence ATGAGAATGTTCAAGGCCGCGGTCTTCGCGGCGTCCCTTATGCTGAGCGTGGCGCCGGCGGCTTTGGCGGAGACCCCGGCCGAAGTGCTGGTCGTTGCCCAGAACATCGACGACATCGTCAGCATCGATCCGGCGGAAGCCTACGAGTTCTCTTCCGGTGAATACGTCACCCAGACCTATGACCGCCTGGTGCAGTACGATGCGCCCGACGTGAAGAAGCTGGCGCCGGGCCTCGCCTCCGAATGGACGGTAGACGATGCCGCCAAGACGATCACCTTCACGCTGCGTGACGGCGTCACCTTCACGTCAGGCAACCCGCTGCGCGGCGAAGACGTCGTCTACTCCTTCAAGCGCGTCGTCGTTCTCAACAAGGCGCCTGCCTTCATCCTGACGCAGCTCGGCTGGACGCCTGAAAACATCGACAAGATGGTGACCGCCGACGGCAACAAGGTCACGATCAAGTATGAAGGTGACTTCTCGTCGGCCTTCGTTCTCAACGTTCTTGCCGCCCGTCCGGCCTCGGTTGTCGATGCCGAAACCGTCAAGGCCAACGAAGCCGATGGCGACTTCGGCAATGCCTGGCTGAAGGCCAATTCGGCCGGCACCGGTCCCTTCGTTCTCAAGGCCTTCCGTGCCGGCGAACTGCTGAACCTTGCAAGCAACCCGAACTACTTCGGCGGCGCTCCGGCGATCAAGGGCGTCATCATCCGACACGTGGCCGAAGCTGCGACTCAGCAACTGATGCTGCAGACGGGCGACGTCGACATGGCCAAGAACCTGACGCCTGACCAGGTGTCGGGCCTCGAAGGCAAGGACGGCGTCAAGGTCGAATCCTATCCGCAGGCAGCCGTGCACTTCCTTTCGTTCAACCAGAAGGACGCAGCCCTGCAGCCGCCGGCCGTCTGGGAAGCCGCCCGCTATCTCGTCGACTACAAGGGCATGACCGACAGCTTCCTCAAGGGGCAGATGGATGTCCACCAGGCCTTCTGGCCGAAGGGCTTCCCGGGCTCGCTCGACGAAACGCCTTACAGCTACGACGTCGAAAAGGCGAAGAAGATCCTCGCCGACGCCGGCATCAAGACGCCGATCAAGGTGACGCTCGACGTCATCAACTCGACGCCGTTCACCGACATGGCGCAGTCGCTGCAGGCATCCTTCGCCGAAGCCGGCATCAACTTCGAGATCATCCCGGGCACCGGCAGCCAGGTCATCACCAAGTACCGCGCCCGCACCCACGAAGCCATGCTGCTCTATTGGGGCCCCGACTTCATGGACCCGCATTCGAACGCCAAGGCGTTTGCCTATAACGAGGACAACGCCGACGACAAGTATCAGTCGACGACGACCTGGCGGAACGGCTGGGCGGTTCCGGCCGAACTCAACGAGGCGACCAAGGCAGCGCTCAAGGAAGCCGATCCGGCCAAGCGCGACGCGCTCTATGTCGATCTGCAGCGCAAGGTGCAGGAAAAGTCGCCGATCGTGATCATGTTCCAGGCCGCGACCCAGGTCGCGATGAAGGACAAGGTCGAAGGCTACGTCAACGGTGCCACCTCGGACTTCGTCTTCTACCGTCTCGTCAAGAAGAACTGA
- a CDS encoding helix-turn-helix domain-containing protein, which yields MSDSSEDAGSAPGKAIGAGQPKVGALVRARRRQMHMTLQALSDAAGVSVGYLSQIERDLAMPSLGTLAQIAQGLGAELNHFILAPAIDTGLSRAEGRMVFSVGGSPVSYERIGADFAGNQLSSFVITIPPGHRSEVFSHEGEELVYMLEGEILFGLDGDDTMLSPGDGLHFRGIQPHYWWNKTDKPVRLIWTGTLPLFRSRASQSNETGTPQSALKPAPTKTKPHRK from the coding sequence GTGAGCGACTCGTCGGAGGATGCGGGCTCAGCGCCAGGCAAAGCCATAGGAGCAGGGCAGCCGAAGGTAGGTGCGCTGGTGCGCGCGCGGCGGCGGCAGATGCATATGACGCTGCAGGCGCTCAGCGATGCGGCGGGCGTTTCGGTAGGCTATCTCAGCCAGATCGAACGCGATCTCGCCATGCCTTCGCTAGGCACGCTGGCGCAGATCGCCCAAGGGCTGGGCGCAGAACTCAACCATTTCATCCTCGCGCCGGCGATCGATACCGGGCTTTCACGCGCCGAAGGGCGCATGGTGTTCTCCGTCGGCGGCTCGCCGGTTTCCTATGAGCGGATCGGCGCGGATTTCGCCGGTAACCAGCTCTCGAGCTTCGTCATCACCATTCCGCCCGGACATCGTTCCGAAGTCTTCAGCCACGAGGGCGAAGAGCTCGTCTACATGCTCGAGGGAGAAATCCTGTTCGGGCTCGACGGTGACGACACCATGCTTTCCCCAGGCGACGGCCTGCACTTTCGCGGCATCCAGCCACACTACTGGTGGAACAAGACCGACAAGCCCGTGCGGCTGATCTGGACCGGCACCTTGCCGCTCTTCCGGTCGCGTGCATCCCAATCCAACGAGACCGGCACGCCGCAATCGGCGCTGAAGCCGGCACCGACAAAAACCAAGCCTCATCGAAAATAG
- a CDS encoding ABC transporter permease gives MAGFLVTLAVTFLGLLAITFFIGRIVPIDPVLAVVGDRAPVAVYERVRQEMGLDQPLITQFVSYVGDVVTGNFGTSVSTGKPVIEDLARVFPATLEMATLGIILGVLIGVPLGVFAAARRGSWLDQGIRVIGLLGYSVPAFWLGLVGLAVFYARLKWVGGPGRVDIFYDGMVSPVTGLILVDSIIAGEWEIFRNAVWHLILPASCLGFFSLAYIARMTRSFMLDQLSQEYVTTARVKGVPERLVIWRHAFRPIRVPLITVIGLSYAGLLEGSVMIETIFSWPGIGNYLTVALLNADMAAVLGSTLVIGAVFIGINKISDVLYRVLDPRAR, from the coding sequence TTGGCAGGCTTCCTGGTAACGCTTGCGGTGACCTTCCTCGGCCTGCTCGCCATCACCTTCTTCATCGGCCGCATCGTGCCGATCGATCCGGTTCTGGCTGTCGTCGGTGACCGCGCGCCCGTTGCCGTCTATGAACGCGTCCGCCAGGAAATGGGCCTCGACCAACCGCTGATCACCCAGTTCGTCAGCTACGTCGGCGACGTCGTCACCGGCAATTTCGGCACCTCGGTTTCGACCGGCAAGCCTGTCATCGAGGACCTCGCCCGCGTCTTCCCGGCGACGCTCGAAATGGCGACGCTTGGCATCATCCTCGGCGTGTTGATCGGGGTGCCGCTCGGGGTTTTTGCCGCCGCCCGCCGCGGCTCGTGGCTCGATCAGGGCATCCGCGTGATCGGCCTCCTCGGCTATTCGGTGCCAGCCTTCTGGCTCGGCCTCGTCGGTCTCGCCGTCTTCTACGCGCGGCTGAAATGGGTTGGCGGCCCCGGACGCGTCGATATCTTCTATGACGGCATGGTCTCGCCGGTCACCGGGCTGATCCTCGTCGACAGCATCATTGCCGGCGAATGGGAGATCTTCCGCAACGCCGTGTGGCACCTGATCCTGCCCGCGTCCTGCTTGGGCTTCTTCTCGCTCGCCTACATCGCCCGCATGACGCGGTCCTTCATGCTCGACCAGCTGAGCCAGGAATATGTCACCACCGCGCGGGTCAAGGGCGTGCCGGAGCGCCTCGTCATCTGGCGCCACGCCTTCCGGCCGATCCGGGTACCGCTGATCACCGTCATCGGCCTCTCCTATGCCGGCCTGCTCGAAGGCTCAGTCATGATCGAGACGATCTTTTCCTGGCCCGGCATCGGCAACTACCTGACCGTTGCCCTGCTCAACGCCGACATGGCGGCCGTGCTCGGCTCGACCCTCGTCATCGGCGCGGTCTTCATCGGCATCAACAAGATTTCGGACGTGCTCTATCGCGTGCTCGATCCGCGTGCACGCTAA
- a CDS encoding ABC transporter permease, protein MTTFRDWLIDDSPASPMQARLGRFYRIFGALMRNPLAVVGAVIILVLVLTALFAPWLATHDPLRQSLSERLLPPSAAHWMGTDELGRDIWSRVVYGSRITLAIVTLVAVLAAPAGLVIGVAAGYFGGWVDRILMGITDIFLSLPKLILALAFVAALGPGIENAIIAIAITSWPGYARVARAETLTFKNSEFISAVRLLGASSLRVNLGHVLPLCTSSMIVRVTLDMAGIILTAAGLGFIGLGAQPPLPEWGAMISRGRSFILDQWWVATMPGFAIILVSLGFCFLGDGLRDVLDPKSGEQR, encoded by the coding sequence ATGACCACATTTCGCGACTGGCTGATCGACGACAGCCCCGCCTCGCCGATGCAGGCGCGCCTCGGGCGCTTCTACCGCATCTTCGGCGCACTGATGCGCAATCCGCTGGCCGTCGTCGGCGCCGTCATCATCCTCGTTCTCGTGCTGACCGCCCTCTTCGCGCCCTGGCTCGCCACCCATGACCCGCTGCGCCAGTCATTGAGCGAACGGCTGTTGCCGCCGAGTGCAGCCCACTGGATGGGAACCGATGAACTCGGCCGCGACATCTGGTCCCGCGTCGTCTACGGTTCACGCATCACGCTGGCGATCGTCACGCTGGTCGCCGTGCTCGCCGCACCTGCGGGCCTCGTGATCGGCGTCGCCGCCGGTTATTTCGGCGGCTGGGTCGACCGCATCCTCATGGGCATCACCGACATCTTCCTGTCGCTGCCGAAGCTGATCCTGGCGCTCGCCTTCGTCGCCGCTCTTGGCCCGGGCATCGAGAACGCAATCATCGCGATCGCCATCACCTCCTGGCCAGGCTACGCCCGTGTCGCACGTGCGGAAACACTCACGTTCAAGAATTCCGAGTTCATCTCGGCCGTGCGCCTGCTGGGTGCTTCCAGCCTGCGCGTCAATCTCGGCCACGTGCTGCCGCTCTGCACCTCGTCGATGATCGTCCGCGTCACGCTCGACATGGCCGGCATCATCCTGACGGCCGCCGGTCTCGGCTTCATCGGCCTTGGCGCCCAGCCGCCGCTACCCGAATGGGGCGCGATGATCTCACGCGGCCGCTCGTTCATTCTCGACCAGTGGTGGGTTGCGACCATGCCGGGCTTTGCCATCATCCTCGTCAGCCTCGGCTTCTGCTTCCTGGGTGACGGTCTGCGTGACGTGCTCGATCCGAAGAGCGGGGAGCAGCGCTGA
- a CDS encoding ABC transporter ATP-binding protein codes for MTNLLEVENLRVTFPTPRGDLEVVRGISFTLGRERLGIVGESGSGKSMTGRSILQLIRAPGRVTADKLVFDGVDLLKQSEKQMRAIRGARISMVMQDPKFSLNPVMTIGEQIAEALLTHQKLPRREVNARVLAMLESVRIADPERVAKLYPHEVSGGMGQRVMIAMMLIPEPDLLIADEPTSALDVSVQAQVLDIIDELVKRKGMGLIFISHDLNLVSSYCDRILVMNTGEVVEECKAGELMAAKHPYTRGLIASIPRLDETRDELPVLDRSAWAKA; via the coding sequence ATGACAAACCTTCTCGAAGTCGAAAACCTGCGCGTCACCTTCCCGACACCCCGTGGCGATCTCGAGGTCGTGCGCGGCATCTCCTTCACGCTCGGCCGCGAGCGCCTCGGCATCGTCGGCGAAAGCGGCTCTGGCAAGTCGATGACCGGTCGCTCGATCCTGCAGCTCATCCGGGCGCCAGGTCGCGTCACTGCCGACAAACTCGTCTTCGATGGCGTTGACCTCCTAAAGCAGTCGGAAAAGCAGATGCGCGCCATTCGCGGCGCCCGCATCTCCATGGTGATGCAGGATCCGAAGTTCTCGCTGAACCCGGTCATGACCATCGGCGAGCAGATCGCCGAAGCACTGCTGACACACCAGAAACTGCCACGCCGCGAGGTCAACGCCAGAGTGCTCGCCATGCTGGAATCGGTGCGCATCGCCGATCCGGAGCGCGTCGCCAAGCTCTATCCGCATGAAGTTTCCGGCGGCATGGGCCAGCGCGTGATGATCGCGATGATGCTGATCCCGGAGCCGGACCTCCTGATCGCCGACGAGCCGACCTCGGCGCTCGACGTCTCCGTCCAGGCGCAGGTGCTCGACATCATTGACGAGTTGGTGAAGCGCAAGGGCATGGGGCTGATCTTCATCAGCCACGACCTGAACCTCGTCTCCAGCTATTGCGACCGTATCCTCGTGATGAACACCGGCGAGGTGGTCGAGGAGTGCAAGGCGGGCGAACTGATGGCGGCCAAGCACCCCTATACGCGCGGGCTCATCGCCTCCATTCCGCGCCTCGATGAAACACGGGACGAGCTGCCAGTGCTCGACCGCAGCGCATGGGCCAAGGCATGA
- a CDS encoding ABC transporter ATP-binding protein has protein sequence MTALSLKNLDISYGDVQITHDVNLDIADGESFALVGESGSGKSTVLKAIAGLAPEWTGEITVLGSPRGHGIDRAFSRQCQMVFQDPYGSLHPRKTVDATLGEALTIHGIGDRNARIEEVMTSVGLDRKFRFRFPHQLSGGQRQRVAIARALMLKPKVLLLDEPTSALDVSVQAEILNLLKRLRREQNLTFLMVTHNLAVVSFLCDRLAVMRQGRIVEVADVADLKRGDLKDAYSRELMQISAAHAN, from the coding sequence ATGACCGCGCTTTCACTGAAGAATCTCGACATCTCCTACGGCGACGTACAGATCACTCACGACGTCAATCTCGACATCGCCGACGGCGAGAGCTTCGCGCTTGTCGGTGAAAGCGGCTCGGGAAAATCGACCGTCCTGAAGGCGATCGCCGGCCTCGCGCCGGAATGGACCGGCGAGATCACCGTGCTTGGGTCACCTCGCGGCCACGGGATTGACCGCGCCTTTTCTCGCCAGTGCCAGATGGTGTTCCAAGATCCCTACGGTTCGCTGCACCCGCGCAAGACCGTCGACGCCACACTCGGCGAAGCACTGACGATCCATGGCATCGGCGACCGCAATGCGCGGATCGAGGAGGTCATGACCTCCGTCGGGCTCGACCGCAAGTTCCGCTTCCGCTTTCCGCACCAGCTGTCGGGCGGCCAGCGCCAGCGCGTGGCGATCGCTCGCGCGCTGATGCTCAAGCCGAAGGTGCTTTTGCTCGACGAGCCGACCTCGGCGCTCGACGTGTCGGTGCAAGCTGAAATCCTCAACCTGTTGAAGCGCCTCCGGCGGGAACAGAACCTCACCTTCCTGATGGTCACGCACAATCTGGCGGTCGTTTCCTTCCTCTGCGATCGCCTCGCCGTCATGCGTCAGGGCCGCATCGTCGAAGTGGCCGATGTCGCCGATCTCAAGCGCGGCGACCTCAAGGATGCCTATTCGCGCGAGCTGATGCAGATCAGTGCCGCGCATGCCAACTAG
- a CDS encoding GAF domain-containing protein, with protein sequence MNSEQIAAALAEFDAAIAKTTDADAVWTALQTLCRQVIGAKLFTIMTVDMVNEVARRAYTSHPEEYPTSGTKPIRYDSWFDIVHKAHQTFVANTIVDISKVFGDHETIWSLGCGSVANIPVVVGGELLGTVNCLDVEHHYTPERVALSKHLEMPAKLAFLAAARAEQK encoded by the coding sequence ATGAACAGTGAACAGATCGCTGCCGCGCTGGCGGAATTCGACGCGGCCATTGCCAAGACCACCGATGCCGACGCGGTATGGACCGCGCTGCAGACCCTTTGCCGCCAGGTGATCGGCGCCAAGCTCTTCACCATCATGACGGTCGACATGGTCAATGAAGTCGCCCGCCGCGCCTACACCTCGCATCCCGAGGAATACCCGACCTCCGGCACCAAGCCGATCCGCTACGACAGCTGGTTCGACATCGTGCACAAGGCGCACCAGACCTTCGTCGCCAACACCATCGTCGATATCTCGAAGGTCTTCGGCGACCACGAAACCATCTGGTCGCTCGGCTGCGGCTCGGTCGCCAACATTCCTGTTGTCGTCGGTGGCGAACTGCTCGGCACGGTCAACTGCCTCGACGTCGAGCATCACTACACACCGGAACGCGTGGCGCTTTCCAAGCACCTGGAAATGCCGGCGAAGCTTGCCTTCCTCGCCGCCGCGCGCGCCGAACAGAAGTAA